In one Coccinella septempunctata chromosome 6, icCocSept1.1, whole genome shotgun sequence genomic region, the following are encoded:
- the LOC123315899 gene encoding uncharacterized protein K02A2.6-like, whose product MLALWHWELYCYSLMNKEHHKIYRSLVKVFRLQKNAIRKRKKESLAIVWAVERFHYYLAGLEFELVTDHKPLEAIFKPLSKPPARIERWVLRLQAYKFKVIYQSGKLNIADSLSRLCQLYEESSFDKENEYHVCALLEIDSPAAMNISKIISESQHDRKISDAVKKIKDDCWEIADKKALYPFRQELMTIGSVTLRGSRLVIPDSLKAEVLQLAHEGHPGETVMKRRLRAKVWWPFMDREVEKFVKNCRGCLLVTIPDKPPPMKRHKFPEGPWQCVAIDLMGPLPNQDQFLVIIDYYSRYQEIKFLRTTTSAVIINHLSEIFCRLGIPRSIRADNGPQFASQEFKNYCSHNNIELIHTPPYWPQANGEVENMNRAILKRLQKAQPNKQNFKTELQKFTMMYNVTPHGTTGKSPSELMFNRTVRDKIPSMADLVSR is encoded by the coding sequence ATGCTAGCCCTGTGGCATTGGGAGCTGTACTGCTACAGTTTAATGAACAAAGAACACCACAAGATATATCGTTCGCTAGTAAAAGTCTTTCGGCTACAGAAAAACGCTATTCGCAAACGAAAAAAGGAAAGCTTAGCTATCGTCTGGGCCGTGGAGCGTTTCCATTATTATCTAGCGGGTTTGGAATTTGAATTAGTTACGGACCACAAGCCTTTAGAGGCAATTTTCAAACCATTGTCGAAGCCACCAGCTCGAATCGAAAGATGGGTTCTCAGGCTACAGGCTTACAAATTCAAAGTTATCTACCAATCGGGGAAACTAAATATAGCCGATTCATTATCAAGACTATGTCAACTCTATGAAGAGTCATCGTTCGACAAGGAAAACGAATATCACGTCTGTGCCCTGCTTGAAATTGACTCACCAGCAGCTATGAATATTAGCAAAATTATAAGTGAGAGTCAACATGAtcggaaaatatctgatgcAGTAAAGAAGATCAAGGATGATTGTTGGGAAATTGCAGACAAAAAAGCTCTTTACCCCTTTCGCCAAGAGCTGATGACAATAGGATCAGTAACTCTTCGAGGAAGTAGATTAGTTATACCTGATTCGTTGAAAGCCGAGGTATTACAATTAGCTCACGAGGGGCATCCGGGAGAGACGGTGATGAAAAGGAGACTGAGAGCCAAGGTTTGGTGGCCATTTATGGACAGAGAAGTCgagaaatttgtaaaaaattgtaGAGGCTGCTTATTAGTTACAATTCCGGATAAACCACCACCGATGAAAAGGCATAAATTCCCGGAAGGGCCGTGGCAATGTGTAGCAATAGATCTTATGGGACCCTTGCCAAATCAAGATCAATTCTTGGTCATAATAGACTACTATTCAAGGTACCAAGAAATAAAATTTCTCAGAACGACTACCTCCGCTGTCATTATAAATCACTTGTCAGAGATATTTTGTCGCCTAGGAATACCAAGATCTATTAGAGCGGACAACGGACCCCAATTTGCCAGTCAagaattcaagaattattgttcacacaataatattgaattgatccATACACCACCATATTGGCCTCAAGCAAACGGCGAGGTAGAAAACATGAATAGGGCTATATTAAAGAGATTACAAAAAGCTCAgccaaataaacaaaatttcaaaacggAACTTCAAAAATTTACAATGATGTATAATGTAACGCCACATGGAACCACCGGTAAATCACCATCAGAACTGATGTTCAACAGAACCGTTCGTGACAAAATCCCATCTATGGCAGATCTAGTGAGCCGGTAG